The Chelonoidis abingdonii isolate Lonesome George chromosome 21, CheloAbing_2.0, whole genome shotgun sequence genome contains a region encoding:
- the CNP gene encoding 2',3'-cyclic-nucleotide 3'-phosphodiesterase isoform X1 yields MQPLLRAARYLCKVPKCMLNSHAKIFIFEEERACWRSPDNNKGFTRKSHTFLPKIFRKMSTQSSKERLENLQFPFLDDDSTISTVKESKTLFIIRGLPGSGKSTLAQAIQDQYKDACKVISADTYKITPAIRSSIPEDYSKLDEDLVDYCKRDISVVVVDDTHHERERLDQLFDIADKYQFKVIFVEPKTPWKMDCLQLKDKNQWKLSVEDLKKMKPSLEKDFLPLYYGWFLSKKSSENLRKTGQAFLDELGSLKVFKKESKYFLPAEDPKIKLDLTSYFAKRPPSVLHCTTKFTDFGKAMGADEYAQQEVVKASYGKAFTLTISALFVTTKTAGARVELSEQELLLWPGDVDKILPADNLPKGSRAHITLGCASGIEPVQTGIDLLEFVKLEKAGTKGDEIEEVGGGKLQYFGNGMWMLLLSKKIEVKAIFSGYYGKGKLVPTQGSNKRGSAFNPCTII; encoded by the exons ATGCAGCCCCTGCTCCGAGCAGCTCGCTATCTTTGTAAAGTGCCAAAGTGCATGCTAAACAGTCACGCTAAGATCTTCATCTTTGAGGAAGAGAGAGCCTGCTGGCGCTCCCCTGACAAT aaCAAAGGCTTTACCCGGAAGAGCCATACATTCCTGcctaaaatatttagaaaaatgtcTACTCAGTCATCGAAAGAGAGGCTCGAAAATCTGCAGTTTCCATTCCTTGATGATGACAGTACCATTTCTACAGTCAAAGAATCTAAAACCCTTTTTATCATAAGAGGTCTGCCTGGCAGTGGGAAATCCACTCTTGCCCAGGCTATTCAAGACCAGTATAAGGATGCCTGCAAGGTCATTTCTGCCGATACCTATAAAATTACACCTGCAATAAGAAGCTCCATTCCTGAAGATTATTCAAAGTTGGATGAGGATTTAGTTGACTATTGCAAGCGAGACATCAGTGTTGTTGTTGTGGATGATACTCACCATGAACGGGAACGGCTAGACCAACTCTTCGATATTGCTGACAAATACCAGTTTAAAGTCATCTTTGTTGAACCCAAAACACCTTGGAAGATGGATTGCTTGCAGCTTAAGGATAAGAATCAGTGGAAACTGTCAGTGGAAGATTTGAAGAAGATGAAACCAAGCTTGGAGAAAGATTTCCTACCTTTGTATTATGGATGGTTTTTGAGCAAAAAGAGTTCTGAGAACTTGAGGAAGACTGGGCAAGCCTTTTTAGATGAGCTCGGAAGTCTTAAAGTATTCAAAAAGGAGTCTAAGTAct ttcTTCCTGCTGAAGATCCCAAAATAAAATTGGACCTGACCAGCTACTTTGCGAAAAGGCCACCCAGTGTCTTGCACTGTACAACAAAATTTACTGACTTTGGAAAGGCTATGGGAGCTGATGAATATGCACAACAAGAA GTGGTGAAGGCTTCCTATGGAAAAGCCTTTACCTTGACTATCTCTGCGCTGTTCGTCACAACAAAAACTGCTGGTGCTCGCGTGGAACTGAGTGAGCAAGAACTGCTGCTGTGGCCGGGAGACGTCGACAAGATACTGCCTGCAGACAACCTGCCCAAAGGCAGCCGGGCTCACATTACCCTTGGCTGTGCCAGTGGCATAGAACCAGTCCAGACTGGAATTGACTTGCTGGAGTTCGTCAAGCTGGAAAAGGCAGGGACCAAAGGTGATGAAATTGAGGAAGTTGGTGGAGGGAAACTGCAGTACTTTGGCAATGGCATGTGGATGCTCCTACTTTCTAAAAAGATTGAAGTGAAGGCTATTTTCTCAGGTTACTATGGCAAGGGAAAGCTAGTGCCTACTCAGGGCAGTAACAAGCGAGGCTCTGCCTTTAATCCCTGCACTATCATCTAG
- the CNP gene encoding 2',3'-cyclic-nucleotide 3'-phosphodiesterase isoform X2, whose product MKIAAGGPVTEPRPLRSAPAAPAGAALAMNKGFTRKSHTFLPKIFRKMSTQSSKERLENLQFPFLDDDSTISTVKESKTLFIIRGLPGSGKSTLAQAIQDQYKDACKVISADTYKITPAIRSSIPEDYSKLDEDLVDYCKRDISVVVVDDTHHERERLDQLFDIADKYQFKVIFVEPKTPWKMDCLQLKDKNQWKLSVEDLKKMKPSLEKDFLPLYYGWFLSKKSSENLRKTGQAFLDELGSLKVFKKESKYFLPAEDPKIKLDLTSYFAKRPPSVLHCTTKFTDFGKAMGADEYAQQEVVKASYGKAFTLTISALFVTTKTAGARVELSEQELLLWPGDVDKILPADNLPKGSRAHITLGCASGIEPVQTGIDLLEFVKLEKAGTKGDEIEEVGGGKLQYFGNGMWMLLLSKKIEVKAIFSGYYGKGKLVPTQGSNKRGSAFNPCTII is encoded by the exons ATGAAAATCGCGGCGGGCGGGCCCGTGACAGAGCCGCGTCCGCTCCGCTCGGCACCCGCAGCCCCTGCAGGCGCCGCCCTCGCCATG aaCAAAGGCTTTACCCGGAAGAGCCATACATTCCTGcctaaaatatttagaaaaatgtcTACTCAGTCATCGAAAGAGAGGCTCGAAAATCTGCAGTTTCCATTCCTTGATGATGACAGTACCATTTCTACAGTCAAAGAATCTAAAACCCTTTTTATCATAAGAGGTCTGCCTGGCAGTGGGAAATCCACTCTTGCCCAGGCTATTCAAGACCAGTATAAGGATGCCTGCAAGGTCATTTCTGCCGATACCTATAAAATTACACCTGCAATAAGAAGCTCCATTCCTGAAGATTATTCAAAGTTGGATGAGGATTTAGTTGACTATTGCAAGCGAGACATCAGTGTTGTTGTTGTGGATGATACTCACCATGAACGGGAACGGCTAGACCAACTCTTCGATATTGCTGACAAATACCAGTTTAAAGTCATCTTTGTTGAACCCAAAACACCTTGGAAGATGGATTGCTTGCAGCTTAAGGATAAGAATCAGTGGAAACTGTCAGTGGAAGATTTGAAGAAGATGAAACCAAGCTTGGAGAAAGATTTCCTACCTTTGTATTATGGATGGTTTTTGAGCAAAAAGAGTTCTGAGAACTTGAGGAAGACTGGGCAAGCCTTTTTAGATGAGCTCGGAAGTCTTAAAGTATTCAAAAAGGAGTCTAAGTAct ttcTTCCTGCTGAAGATCCCAAAATAAAATTGGACCTGACCAGCTACTTTGCGAAAAGGCCACCCAGTGTCTTGCACTGTACAACAAAATTTACTGACTTTGGAAAGGCTATGGGAGCTGATGAATATGCACAACAAGAA GTGGTGAAGGCTTCCTATGGAAAAGCCTTTACCTTGACTATCTCTGCGCTGTTCGTCACAACAAAAACTGCTGGTGCTCGCGTGGAACTGAGTGAGCAAGAACTGCTGCTGTGGCCGGGAGACGTCGACAAGATACTGCCTGCAGACAACCTGCCCAAAGGCAGCCGGGCTCACATTACCCTTGGCTGTGCCAGTGGCATAGAACCAGTCCAGACTGGAATTGACTTGCTGGAGTTCGTCAAGCTGGAAAAGGCAGGGACCAAAGGTGATGAAATTGAGGAAGTTGGTGGAGGGAAACTGCAGTACTTTGGCAATGGCATGTGGATGCTCCTACTTTCTAAAAAGATTGAAGTGAAGGCTATTTTCTCAGGTTACTATGGCAAGGGAAAGCTAGTGCCTACTCAGGGCAGTAACAAGCGAGGCTCTGCCTTTAATCCCTGCACTATCATCTAG